In a genomic window of Tripterygium wilfordii isolate XIE 37 chromosome 8, ASM1340144v1, whole genome shotgun sequence:
- the LOC120004343 gene encoding pentatricopeptide repeat-containing protein At2g01510, mitochondrial-like: MFRAGSYCLKLLNPSASYSINRARSFSFFLDAKEALYDQLLKCCNGLVFLKQIHSSLATAGLIAQRPRLGSQIIIKYAKYGDSDSARSLFDGVHGDGTNSFLWNSMIRAYTNNGQYFETLKLYYLLRKSEISPNNYTFPFVLKACASKSVILEGRFVHGDAIRTGFDSDRYVEAALADMYAKCGQIANARKVFDKMAERDLVCWTTMITAYEQVMQPLESLLLFQKMQDEGDFPDSVTVVSIASAVGQLGDARKALVVHAYAITNAFLEDLCVGNSIIAMYGKCGDVEKARLVFDIMEVRDGVSWNSLLSVYTQNGQASEALLLFDLMQDSEYKPNSVTVLIMVSACAYMGCCHYGRKLHNYIIDKKIKIDESLCNALMDMYAKSGDLEKAVAMFKTIHPIQRNVASWNVLISGYGMHGRGREALEVFSQMLREGVEPDHISFTSILAACSHAGLIDEGRKCFADMKMSTVKPEVKHYAAMVDMLGRAGLLHEAYDLIKKMPFPPNDAVWGALLLACRIHGNTELGEIAAANLFQLEPEHSGYYVLMSNIYAASNKWQEVGKLRENMKSKGLKKPAAFSVVEYGKEVHGFHTADQENPYWREVYRKVENLAVEMKKAGYVPDGSCVLHDVEDEDKEHILNYHSEKLAVAFGIMKIDPGLAIQVTKNLRICNDCHSAFKFISQICGRKIIVRDANRFHHFEDGTCSCKDYW, translated from the coding sequence ATGTTTCGCGCTGGTTCGTATTGCCTTAAGCTCTTAAACCCTTCTGCTTCCTATTCCATCAATCGTGCCCGCTCTTTTAGCTTCTTTCTCGACGCCAAAGAAGCCTTGTATGACCAACTGCTGAAGTGCTGCAATGGCTTGGTCTTCCTCAAACAGATACACTCGTCCCTCGCCACAGCTGGGCTCATTGCCCAGAGACCTCGTTTGGGTTCTCAAATAATCATCAAATACGCCAAATATGGAGACTCCGACAGTGCTCGATCTTTGTTCGATGGTGTCCATGGCGATGGAACCAACTCTTTTCTTTGGAACTCGATGATCCGGGCTTATACCAATAATGGACAGTATTTTGAAACGTTGAAACTGTATTATCTGTTGCGCAAAAGTGAAATTTCACCAAATAACTATACTTTCCCATTTGTTCTTAAAGCATGCGCCTCGAAATCAGTGATTCTTGAGGGTAGATTTGTTCATGGAGATGCGATTAGAACTGGGTTCGATTCAGATCGATATGTTGAGGCTGCTTTGGCTGATATGTACGCTAAATGTGGGCAAATTGCTAATGCTCGCAAGGTGTTTGACAAAATGGCAGAAAGAGATCTTGTTTGCTGGACAACAATGATTACAGCCTATGAACAGGTCATGCAGCCCTTAGAGTCGTTACTCTTGTTCCAGAAGATGCAAGATGAGGGGGATTTTCCAGATTCAGTAACAGTAGTTAGCATTGCCTCCGCGGTTGGTCAGTTGGGTGATGCCAGGAAGGCTCTAGTAGTTCATGCATATGCCATTACTAATGCGTTTCTTGAGGACTTGTGCGTGGGGAATTCCATCATAGCAATGTATGGCAAATGTGGGGATGTGGAAAAGGCTCGTTTAGTTTTTGATATTATGGAGGTGAGAGATGGCGTCTCATGGAATTCTCTGCTGTCAGTTTACACTCAAAATGGACAAGCTAGTGAAGCCCTGTTGCTTTTTGATCTGATGCAGGATTCTGAGTATAAGCCAAATTCAGTGACAGTATTGATCATGGTTTCAGCATGTGCTTACATGGGTTGCTGCCATTATGGAAGGAAACTTCataattatattattgataaaaaaatcaaaattgatgAGTCTCTTTGCAATGCTTTGATGGACATGTATGCCAAATCTGGAGATCTAGAGAAAGCTGTGGCTATGTTCAAGACTATCCATCCGATTCAACGGAATGTCGCTTCTTGGAATGTATTAATTTCAGGGTATGGCATGCATGGACGTGGGAGAGAAGCACTAGAAGTCTTCTCGCAAATGTTAAGGGAAGGTGTTGAGCCAGACCACATCAGTTTCACATCGATTCTTGCCGCTTGTAGCCACGCAGGACTTATTGATGAAGGTAGGAAATGTTTTGCTGACATGAAAATGTCCACTGTGAAACCTGAGGTGAAACACTACGCTGCCATGGTCGATATGCTAGGCCGAGCTGGGCTTTTACATGAAGCTTATGATCTGATAAAAAAGATGCCATTTCCCCCAAACGATGCTGTATGGGGTGCTTTGCTTTTGGCTTGCAGAATCCATGGGAATACTGAACTGGGGGAAATTGCAGCTGCTAATCTCTTCCAGCTTGAACCAGAGCACAGCGGATACTATGTGCTGATGTCAAATATTTATGCAGCCTCAAACAAATGGCAAGAAGTTGGGAAACTCAGagaaaatatgaaatccaaGGGATTGAAGAAACCTGCAGCCTTCAGTGTGGTTGAATATGGTAAAGAGGTTCATGGGTTTCATACAGCTGACCAAGAAAATCCATACTGGCGAGAAGTCTATCGAAAGGTAGAGAATTTGGCAGTAGAGATGAAGAAGGCAGGGTATGTGCCAGATGGGTCTTGTGTGTTGCATGATGTAGAAGATGAAGACAAAGAACACATATTGAACTATCACAGTGAGAAACTGGCTGTGGCTTTTGGAATTATGAAGATTGACCCAGGATTGGCAATTCAGGTGACTAAGAATCTAAGAATTTGCAATGATTGTCACTCTGCCTTCAAATTCATTTCCCAAATCTGTGGACGGAAGATTATTGTCAGAGATGCAAATCGGTTCCATCACTTCGAAGATGGTACTTGTTCTTGCAAAGATTATTGGTAA